A stretch of Scheffersomyces stipitis CBS 6054 chromosome 2, complete sequence DNA encodes these proteins:
- the HAS1 gene encoding RNA-dependent helicase (ATP-dependent RNA helicase HAS1~go_funtion nucleic acid binding; helicase activity; ATP binding), with product MAKNVNSKANGKKSGSVKRALKEKKQPEPEFSDSEDDEVDQEKLVEELDEDFDEVANMLGADVTDPEEKKQSKLERKRKRDEEATAEYTKPEVVDNEDDAQNDKFEDAGLSEPTMRAISDMGFKTMTKVQAKTIPPLLAGKDVLGAAKTGSGKTLAFLIPAIELLYSLKFKPRNGTGVIVVSPTRELALQIFGVARELMAHHTQTFGIVIGGANRRQEAEKLAKGVNLLIATPGRLLDHLQNTQGFVFKNLKALVIDEADRILEIGFEEEMKQIIKILPKEERQSMLFSATQTTKVEDLARISLRPGPLYINVVPETAASTADGLEQGYVVCDSDKRFLLLFSFLKKYSKKKIIVFLSSCNSVKYFGELLNYIDLPVLDLHGKQKQQKRTNTFFEFCNAKQGTLVCTDVAARGLDIPAVDWIIQFDPPDDPRDYIHRVGRTARGSNGKGKSLMFLTPSELGFLRYLKAANVPLNEYEFPTNKIVNIQSQLSKLIKSNYWLHQSAKDGYRSYLQAYASHHLKTVYQIDKLDLVKVAKSFGFDVPPKVNITIGASGKSIEKKHKKQKRA from the coding sequence ATGGCCAAAAACGTCAACTCTAAGGCCAACGGCAAGAAGAGTGGTTCTGTCAAAAGAgctttgaaagaaaagaaacagCCTGAGCCGGAATTTTCggattctgaagatgatgaagtcGACCAGGAAAAGCTagttgaagaattagaTGAAGATTTCGACGAGGTAGCCAATATGCTTGGTGCTGATGTGACCGATCccgaagaaaagaaacaatCCAAgcttgaaagaaagagaaagagagacGAGGAGGCTACTGCAGAATATACTAAGccagaagttgtagataatgaagatgatgcTCAAAACgacaagtttgaagatGCCGGATTATCTGAGCCCACCATGAGGGCCATTCTGGACATGGGATTCAAGACAATGACTAAGGTGCAAGCCAAGACTATTCCACCATTGTTGGCTGGAAAAGATGTATTGGGAGCTGCTAAGACTGGGTCTGGTAAGACGTTAGCATTCTTGATTCCTGCCATAGAACTTTTGTACTCATTGAAGTTCAAGCCTAGAAATGGAACTGGTGTCATCGTCGTTTCTCCTACAAGAGAATTAGCATTACAAATCTTTGGAGTTGCCAGAGAGTTAATGGCCCACCATACACAGACGTTTGGAATTGTAATTGGGGGTGCCAACAGAAGACAGGAAGCCGAAAAGTTGGCTAAGGGtgtcaacttgttgatcgCTACCCCAGGAAGATTGTTGGATCATTTGCAGAACACACAGGGATTTGtattcaagaacttgaaggcTTTGGTTATCGACGAAGCTGATAGAATTTTGGAAATCGGGTTCGAAGAGGAAATGAAACAGATCATCAAAATTTTGCCTAAGGAAGAAAGACAATCCATGTTGTTCTCGGCTACGCAGACTACCAAGGTGGAAGACTTGGCCAGAATCTCATTGAGACCTGGTCCATTGTATATAAATGTAGTACCGGAAACGGCAGCATCTACAGCTGATGGCTTGGAACAGGGTTATGTAGTATGTGATTCCGACAAGAGATTCTTGTTGTTAttctcgttcttgaagaaatactccaagaagaagatcattgtgtttctttcttcttgtaacTCAGTCAAGTACTTCGGTGAGCTCTTGAACTACATCGACTTGCCAGTATTGGATTTGCATGGTAAACAGAagcaacagaagagaaCCAACACCTTCTTTGAATTCTGTAACGCCAAACAAGGAACTTTGGTGTGTACTGATGTAGCAGCTAGAGGCTTGGACATTCCAGCCGTCGACTGGATCATCCAGTTCGATCCTCCTGATGATCCAAGAGACTATATCCACAGAGTCGGTAGAACAGCCAGAGGCTCGAATGGTAAGGGTAAGTCgttgatgttcttgactCCATCCGAATTGGGCTTCTTGAGATACTTGAAGGCTGCTAACGTTCCTTTGAACGAATACGAATTCCCCACCAACAAAATCGTCAATATCCAGTCACAATTGTCGAAGTTAATAAAGAGTAACTACTGGTTGCACCAATCAGCCAAGGATGGCTACCGTTCATATCTTCAAGCATACGCTTCTCATCACTTGAAGACGGTGTACCAAATCGACAAATTGGATTTGGTCAAGGTGGCTAAGTCGTTTGGTTTCGATGTTCCCCCTAAGGTGAACATTACTATCGGAGCCAGTGGAAAGTCAATAGAAAAAAAGCATaagaagcaaaagagaGCTTAG
- a CDS encoding predicted protein encodes MPPKAAKGKRRPNGASIEVAGVLGGGASRLKKKIRDIERLLKKDKLPADVRTENERAVKALKVELQNTQFNLKAKQVAKKYHMVRFFEKKKAVRKLKQANKNLEDISKTDVRKDIKKARKQVKHCEIDLAYVIMFPKSEKYISLYPNPKENDEVDVSNPKAKKGMQMTEQRRREFRKEIEQLIENNRLPFTIGEVLQGKTVKIEFEGQNVAADHEIDAPEPKNNQQEEDDFFE; translated from the coding sequence ATGCCTCCAAAAGCGGCCAAGGGAAAGAGAAGACCAAACGGAGCCTCCATAGAAGTTGCTGGCGTATTGGGTGGAGGTGCCTCGcgtttgaaaaagaagataagaGACATTGaaagattgttgaaaaaagATAAATTACCTGCTGATGTGAGaacagaaaatgaaagagCAGTGAAGGCTTTGAAGGTCGAATTGCAGAACACccagttcaacttgaaggcCAAACAAGTAGCAAAGAAGTACCATATGGTGAgattctttgaaaagaagaaggccgtgagaaagttgaaacaggccaacaagaacttggaagacatATCCAAGACAGATGTCAGAAAAGATATTAAGAAAGCCAGAAAGCAAGTCAAACACTGTGAGATTGATCTTGCTTACGTGATAATGTTCCCCAAGTCAGAAAAGTACATCTCTTTATATCCAAATCCTAAAGAAAATGACGAAGTCGATGTCAGCAACCCTAAAGCTAAGAAGGGAATGCAAATGACCGagcagagaagaagagaattcaGAAAGGAGATTGAACAATtaatagaaaacaacaGACTTCCATTCACCATAGGCGAAGTGTTGCAGGGTAAGACGGTCAAGATCGAGTTTGAGGGCCAGAATGTTGCTGCCGACCACGAGATCGATGCTCCCGAACCAAAGAacaatcaacaagaagaagacgatttcTTCGAGTAA
- the SLH1 gene encoding DNA-directed DNA polymerase (DNA/RNA helicase MER3/SLH1, DEAD-box superfamily~go_component nucleus~go_funtion nucleic acid binding; helicase activity; ATP binding; type III site-specific deoxyribonuclease activity~go_process DNA restriction-modification system): MASYTVNSTKSYMQAMQPMIEMLNSLTGTSVSESVTRSPPSIDNENVKITPLDKILGQFEDVSTDLLDQIGIGGPEADNAAVLREIEQECSRISKARGQDSNEILAIIKTTLSDEVGEEQLQSSLFDILGFEEFELIGKIVQNKQVVIGEKQQDDIDTEPKLLTAAERAQLLIDNHQKTKNQKLAPKSLTQQYPNVFKNPDVGNMISVTGKKFSLPVGTTRESHATHEEIIIPYPEQKANRWISDSNLVKVSQLDFLCQGTFKNYQTLNKMQSLVYPVAYNTNENMLVCAPTGAGKTDVALLTILHCINQFVTETVSDEGDVTVDIDYDEFKIVYVAPLKALAAEIVEKYSKKLQWLGINVRELTGDMQLSRAEIMTTQIIVTTPEKWDVVTRKSNGDSELVSKVKLLIIDEVHLLHEDRGSVIETLVARTLRQVESSQQMIRVIGLSATLPNFMDVADFLGVNRNIGMFYFDQTFRPVPLQQQLIGVRGKSGSKIARENIDKVSYEKLADYVNQGLQVMVFVHSRKDTVKSARTFIQIAQDHQELGIFDTSGTEAYQKYSREVSNKNRNKDMKELFQNGFGVHHAGMLRTDRNLTERMFESGAIKVLCCTATLAWGVNLPAAVVIVKGTQVYDSKQGGFIDLGISDVIQIFGRAGRPQYEKFGTGILCTTSDKLDHYVSLITQQHPIESKLAEKITDNLNAEISLGTVTNIDEGVQWLGYTYMMVRMRQNPFAYGIDWKELKEDPLLTNRRREMIITAARRLHYLQMIIFEENSGSFTAKDLGRIASDFYLLNNSVEIFNQMLNPKVTEADVLSMISMSSEFDSIKFREEESEELKKLLENDSPCQIAGDVESTQGKTNILLQAFVSQATIKDSALISDSNYVAQNSARICRALLLVGINRRWGTFMKIMLSICKSIDKRIWAFEHPLSQFDLPETVLRNIRAKNPSMETLRDMESAELGDLVHNNRMGNVLYKLVGRFPYVDIFSEIFPITSNVMRVHVSLEPDFVWDERYHGNAQIFWLTVEESDQFEILHVEKFILNKKQMRSPHEMDFMIPLTDPLPPQIIVRLVSDSWIGSESVHAISFQHLIRPSNETLRTNLLKLQPLPITALHNPEVQAIYDKKFRYFNPMQTMTFHSLYNDNSSVFVGSPTGSGKTVVAELAIWHAFKQFPGSKVVYIAPMKALVRERVDDWRARICKNTSYKLVELTGDSLPEAKEVREADIIITTPEKFDGISRNWQTRKFVQQVSLVIMDEIHLLASDRGPILEMIVSRMNYISSQTKMPIRLLGMSTAVSNAFDMAGWLGVKQGLFNFSSSVRPVPLQMYIDGFPDNLAFCPLMKTMNKPAFMAIKQHSPSKPVLIFVASRRQTRLTALDLIHLCGMESDPRRFLKMPESELEEVLADVKDDTLRLSLQFGMGLHHAGLVESDRQISHKLFEAGKIQILIATSTLAWGVNLPAHLVIIKGTQFFDSKIEAYRDMDLTDILQMMGRAGRPAFDTSGIAIVYTKESKKMFYKHFLNVGFPVESSLHKVLDNHIGAEISAGTISTRQEAMDFLTWTFLYRRAHNNPTYYGIEDTTTAGVSQFLSDLIDDTIENLMESKCVLLGGKDELIPTAFLHISSYYYLSHKTIRNAANNLKKDSSFRDCLRLLCEAAEYDELATRHGEELINMEMSQAMRFPAEDLECEYIWDPHVKAYLLIQAFISRVELPIADYAQDTVSVLDQALRILQALVDTASELGYLTTVLNLIELIQCLKQRYWFDDDPISALPGLHVFSSSENSRTDLEALGKMNTGKLFKFAETIGVKGSQMHSTSPEEVFTDDDAKKEFVRIASHLPTGELFTSQRDSGSLKVEIVHNNYPLNKEFKMYCPHFPKMQRESWFIIVCDEVGDELLLIKRSSPIMSSKKGVVSCSLDIPDDLKGREVTILCVNDAVKISYSAKVTLGI; encoded by the coding sequence ATGGCATCTTACACGGTCAATTCGACCAAGTCGTACATGCAGGCAATGCAGCCTATGATCGAAATGTTGAACAGTCTTACTGGGACGCTGGTCTCAGAATCAGTCACTAGAAGTCCTCCATCCATAGACAATGAAAACGTGAAGATCACACCCTTGGACAAGATTCTAGgccaatttgaagatgtttctACCGATTTATTAGACCAGATTGGCATTGGCGGACCGGAAGCTGATAATGCGGCTGTTTTaagagaaattgaacagGAATGTAGTCGGATAAGCAAAGCTAGAGGACAGGACTCGAATGAAATATTAGCTATAATCAAGACAACATTGTCAGACGAAGTTGGAGAGGAACAGCTCCAGTCGTCTTTGTTTGATATTTTAGGTTTTGAGGAGTTTGAGTTGATCGGAAAAATCGTTCAGAACAAACAAGTAGTAATAGGCGAAAAGCAGCAAGACGATATAGATACTGAGCCGAAGTTGCTCACCGCCGCCGAACGGGCCCAGTTGTTGATAGATAACCAccagaagacgaaaaaCCAGAAACTCGCACCCAAGAGTTTAACGCAGCAGTATCCAAATGTGTTCAAAAATCCTGATGTAGGCAATATGATTTCTGTCACGGGCAAGAAATTCTCACTTCCAGTAGGTACTACCAGAGAATCGCATGCCACACACGAGGAAATCATTATACCTTACCCTGAGCAGAAGGCCAACAGATGGATCCTGGACTCGAACCTCGTCAAAGTTTCTCAGTTGGATTTTCTCTGTCAGGGCACGTTTAAGAACTACCAgacattgaacaagatgCAGAGTTTGGTGTATCCTGTAGCATACAACACCAATGAAAACATGTTGGTGTGTGCCCCTACTGGTGCTGGTAAAACAGATGTTGCATTGTTGACGATTTTGCATTGTATAAACCAGTTTGTAACAGAAACTGTGAGTGACGAAGGCGACGTCACCGTAGATATTGATTACGACGAGTTTAAGATTGTCTATGTGGCACCGCTCAAAGCATTGGCAGcagaaattgtagaaaagtACAGTAAGAAACTCCAATGGCTTGGTATTAATGTGAGGGAGTTGACAGGTGATATGCAATTGTCCAGGGCAGAGATTATGACAACTCAGATCATTGTCACTACGCCTGAGAAATGGGACGTAGTAACAAGAAAGCTGAACGGTGATTCAGAATTGGTGTCGAAAGTTAAATTGCTTATTATAGATGAAGTCCACTTGTTACACGAAGATAGAGGTTCAGTTATCGAGACATTGGTGGCACGTACCTTAAGACAGGTGGAAAGCTCGCAACAGATGATTCGGGTGATTGGTCTTTCAGCTACGTTGCCCAACTTTATGGATGTAGCTGATTTTTTGGGAGTAAATAGAAACATCGGGATGTTTTACTTTGACCAGACGTTTAGACCCGTACCTTTGCAACAGCAGCTTATAGGTGTAAGAGGTAAATCCGGATCCAAGATAGCTCGAGAGAACATCGATAAGGTATCGTATGAGAAGTTGGCCGATTACGTCAACCAGGGCTTACAGGTAATGGTGTTTGTGCATTCTAGAAAAGATACTGTCAAATCGGCTCGTACATTTATACAGATAGCACAAGACCATCAGGAACTAGGCATCTTTGACACTTCTGGAACAGAAGCTTACCAGAAGTACAGCAGAGAAGTatccaacaagaacagaaacaaaGACATGAAAGAGTTATTTCAAAACGGATTTGGAGTCCACCATGCTGGAATGCTTAGAACGGATCGTAATCTCACTGAGAGGATGTTTGAAAGTGGTGCTATAAAGGTATTGTGCTGTACTGCTACACTTGCATGGGGTGTCAATTTGCCTGCTGCTGTAGTTATTGTAAAAGGCACACAGGTCTACGATTCGAAACAGGGTGGTTTTATAGATTTGGGAATTTCTGACGTTATTCAAATCTTTGGTCGTGCTGGTAGACCACAGTACGAAAAGTTTGGTACGGGTATTCTTTGCACCACCAGCGACAAATTAGACCATTATGTTTCATTGATCACACAGCAACATCCTATAGAGTCTAAACTAGCAGAAAAGATTACAGACAATTTGAATGCCGAGATCTCGTTGGGCACTGTGACCAACATCGACGAAGGGGTACAATGGCTAGGCTACACGTATATGATGGTGAGAATGCGCCAGAATCCATTTGCATATGGTATCGACTGGAAGGAGCTCAAGGAGGATCCTTTGTTGACCAACAGAAGACGAGAAATGATCATCACAGCTGCTAGAAGATTGCATTATCTTCAAATGATtatctttgaagaaaactCGGGTTCCTTTACAGCCAAAGATTTGGGCAGAATTGCTTCTGACTTctacttgttgaacaactcaGTGGAAATTTTCAATCAGATGCTTAATCCAAAGGTGACGGAAGCCGATGTCTTGTCTATGATAAGTATGAGCAGTGAATTCGACAGCATCAAGTTCCGTGAGGAGGAgtctgaagaattgaagaaactctTGGAAAACGACTCCCCTTGTCAAATAGCTGGAGATGTCGAGTCGACTCAAGGTAAGACAAATATCTTGTTACAAGCCTTCGTGTCTCAGGCCACCATCAAAGACTCTGCTTTGATCTCGGATTCCAACTACGTAGCTCAGAACTCAGCTCGTATTTGTAGAGCTTTGCTTTTGGTAGGTATAAATAGACGCTGGGGTACGTTCATGAAGATTATGTTATCGATTTGCAAGTCTATCGACAAGCGAATCTGGGCTTTTGAACACCCATTGTCGCAGTTTGATTTGCCAGAAACAGTTTTGAGAAACATAAGAGCCAAAAATCCCTCGATGGAAACTCTCAGGGATATGGAATCGGCTGAACTTGGAGACCTTGTCCATAATAATCGTATGGGAAATGTCTTGTACAAATTGGTAGGCAGATTCCCCTACGTGGACATCTTTTCTGAGATCTTTCCTATAACCAGTAATGTGATGAGAGTTCATGTCAGTTTGGAGCCTGACTTTGTGTGGGACGAAAGATATCATGGGAATGCACAAATATTCTGGTTGACCGTTGAAGAGTCTGACCAGTTTGAGATTTTGCATGTAGAAAAattcatcttgaacaagaagcagaTGAGAAGTCCTCATGAAATGGACTTTATGATTCCTTTGACAGACCCATTGCCTCCTCAGATCATTGTAAGGCTTGTGTCTGATTCATGGATTGGTTCTGAAAGTGTTCATGCCATTTCTTTCCAGCATTTGATCAGACCTTCCAACGAAACATTGAGAACCAATCTATTgaagttgcaaccattgCCCATTACAGCCTTACACAATCCTGAAGTGCAGGCCATTTATGACAAGAAGTTCCGTTACTTCAATCCAATGCAAACGATGACTTTCCACTCTTTGTATAACGACAACTCCAGTGTATTTGTAGGTTCTCCAACTGGTTCTGGTAAGACTGTCGTCGCAGAGTTGGCCATCTGGCATGCTTTCAAGCAGTTTCCCGGGTCCAAGGTTGTCTATATTGCTCCGATGAAAGCATTAGTCAGAGAAAGAGTGGATGATTGGAGAGCTAGAATATGTAAGAATACCAGCTACAAGTTGGTAGAATTAACGGGTGACTCGCTACCGGAAGCTAAGGAGGTTAGAGAGGCAGATATCATCATCACGACtcctgaaaaattcgatGGTATATCACGTAACTGGCAAACCAGAAAGTTTGTTCAGCAGGTTTCGTTGGTGATAATGGATGAAATACATTTACTTGCCAGCGATCGTGGACCAATTTTGGAGATGATTGTTAGTCGTATGAACTACATTTCATCACAGACGAAGATGCCCATTCGTCTTTTGGGCATGTCTACTGCTGTTTCCAATGCCTTTGACATGGCTGGCTGGTTAGGAGTGAAACAAggtttgttcaacttctcttcttctgtacGTCCGGTTCCATTGCAAATGTATATCGATGGTTTTCCTGACAACTTGGCTTTCTGTCcattgatgaagacaatgaaCAAACCCGCATTCATGGCAATCAAGCAACATTCGCCTTCTAAGCCAGTGTTGATCTTTGTGGCTTCCCGTAGACAAACCAGACTCACTGCTTTAGATCTTATTCATTTGTGCGGTATGGAGTCCGACCCTCGTCgcttcttgaagatgcCTGAGtctgaattggaagaagtcCTAGCAGATGTCAAGGATGACACTTTGAGATTGTCGTTGCAGTTTGGAATGGGCTTGCATCATGCTGGTTTGGTAGAATCTGATCGTCAAATCTCACACAAGTTGTTTGAAGCAGGCaagattcagattcttATTGCAACTTCTACTTTGGCTTGGGGTGTTAATTTACCTGCTCATTTAGTTATTATCAAGGGTACCCAGTTCTTTGACTCCAAGATCGAAGCGTATAGGGACATGGACTTGACAGATATTTTGCAAATGATGGGTAGAGCTGGTCGTCCTGCTTTCGATACTTCTGGTATTGCAATTGTGTATACCAAAgagtccaagaagatgtttTATAAACATTTTTTGAATGTGGGTTTCCCGGTGGAATCGTCCTTGCACAAAGTGTTGGATAACCACATTGGTGCCGAGATATCTGCTGGAACTATCTCTACCAGACAAGAAGCTATGGACTTCTTGACATGGACCTTCTTGTACAGAAGAGCCCATAACAATCCTACTTATTATGGTATCGAGGATACTACCACTGCTGGGGTTTCCCAGTTCTTGAGTGATTTGATCGACGATACGATTGAGAATTTAATGGAATCGAAGTGTGTGCTCCTAGGTGGCAAAGATGAGCTTATTCCTACTGCCTTCTTGCATATATCATCTTATTACTATCTTTCTCATAAGACTATTAGAAATGCTGCTAACAACCTCAAAAAGGATTCCAGTTTCAGAGACTGTTTGAGATTACTCTGTGAAGCTGCTGAATACGACGAATTGGCTACACGTCACGGTGAggagttgatcaacatGGAAATGTCTCAGGCTATGAGATTTCCTGCTGAAGACTTGGAATGTGAGTATATTTGGGATCCTCACGTCAAGGCTTACTTGTTGATTCAGGCTTTCATCAGCAGGGTCGAACTTCCAATTGCCGATTATGCCCAGGATACTGTTTCTGTGTTAGACCAGGCATTGCGTATTTTGCAGGCACTAGTGGATACAGCGTCAGAGCTTGGATACTTGACGACTGTGTTGAATTTAATAGAGTTGATTCAGTGTCTCAAGCAACGTTATTGGTTTGATGATGATCCTATTTCGGCATTGCCAGGGTTGCACGTATTTTCCAGCTCAGAAAATTCCAGAACGGACTTGGAGGCGCTTGGAAAAATGAATACTGGAAAACTCTTTAAGTTTGCTGAGACTATCGGCGTTAAAGGTTCACAAATGCATTCTACTTCTCCGGAAGAAGTCTTCACTGATGATGATGCTAAGAAAGAGTTTGTAAGAATTGCTTCCCATTTGCCTACCGGAGAGCTCTTTACTTCTCAGAGAGACTCCGGTTCATTGAAGGTGGAAATTGTGCACAACAACTACCCACTCAACAAGGAATTCAAGATGTACTGTCCCCATTTTCCCAAGATGCAAAGAGAGTCTTGGTTTATCATTGTCTGTGATGAGGTTGGAGATGAGTTGCTTTTGATCAAGAGGTCCTCGCCTATAATGCTGTCAAAGAAGGGTGTAGTTTCTTGTTCGTTGGATATCCCCGATGATTTGAAGGGAAGAGAAGTCACAATCTTGTGTGTCAACGATGCTGTCAAGATCAGTTACAGCGCCAAGGTGACACTTGGTATTTAG
- a CDS encoding predicted protein (go_funtion GTP binding) translates to MGILEKIAQIEQELARTQKNKATEYHIGLLKGKLARYRRELLEPQPGQGGGGGGQGFEVAKAGDARVSLIGFPSVGKSSFLSKVTNTKSEAANYEFTTLTSVGGILEYNGAEVQIVDLPGIIKAAAKGKGRGRQVIAVSRTSDLIMMVLDATKGGDQRSILENELESMGIRLNKQKPNISLKYKKTGGVKMNSITPPKYLDEKLVSSILKDYKIHNADVLIRDENVTIDDFIDVINEQHISYIKCLYVYNKIDAVSLEECDRLAREPNTVVMSCELDLGIEDLKEEIWRKLDLLRLYTKRRGVEPNLDDPMVVRSNSTVKEVCDAIHRDMKNQFKYANVWGSSAKHSPQKCGLSHPVNDEDVVEIVTK, encoded by the coding sequence ATGGGTATCCTTGAGAAGATCGCTCAGATCGAACAGGAGTTGGCGAGAACtcaaaagaacaaagcAACTGAGTACCATATTGGTCTTTTGAAAGGGAAACTTGCCAGATACAGAAGAGAACTTTTAGAACCACAACCAGGACAaggtggtggtggaggaggTCAAGGATTTGAAGTTGCTAAAGCTGGTGATGCCCGTGTTTCGTTAATTGGGTTTCCCTCGGTAGgaaaatcttcttttttgtcGAAAGTGACCAACACAAAGTCAGAGGCTGCGAACTATGAGTTCACAACTTTGACATCTGTAGGAGGAATTCTTGAGTACAATGGTGCTGAGGTacaaattgtagatttaCCTGGTATTATCAAAGCTGCTGCCAAAGGTAAAGGTAGAGGTAGACAAGTCATTGCCGTTTCTAGAACGTCGGACTTGATTATGATGGTATTGGATGCTACCAAAGGTGGTGACCAGAGACTGATTTTGGAGAATGAATTGGAATCTATGGGAATTAGATTGAATAAGCAAAAGCCCAATATTTCTCTCAAGTATAAGAAGACTGGTGGAGTCAAGATGAACCTGATAACGCCTCCCAAGTATTTGGATGAAAAACTTGTGTCGTCCATATTGAAAGACTACAAGATCCACAATGCGGATGTACTCATCCGAGACGAAAATGTGACTATTGACGATTTTATCGATGTGATTAACGAGCAGCATATTTCGTATATCAAGTGTCTTTATGTGTACAACAAAATCGATGCTGTGTCGTTGGAAGAGTGTGACCGTTTGGCCAGAGAACCCAACACTGTGGTGATGTCGTGTGAACTAGATCTCGGAATTGAGGATctcaaggaagaaatatGGAGAAAGTTGGATCTTCTCAGATTGTATACCAAGAGAAGAGGTGTGGAGCCTAACTTAGATGATCCCATGGTTGTCAGAAGCAATTCAACTGTCAAGGAAGTCTGTGACGCCATTCACAGAGACATGAAGAATCAGTTCAAGTATGCCAATGTCTGGGGATCCAGTGCTAAGCATTCACCACAGAAGTGTGGATTGAGCCATCCTGTTAACGACGAAGATGTAGTGGAGATAGTCACGAAGTAA
- a CDS encoding predicted protein, translating into MEKYHDLPDIDTNAPDVFETSDVESDLELSHHHSESSPTLEEDDSEIKHQQLNAETARTRFSHSSLVPQDGADFSGSVSYPKLGKSGYLIETTVETRQQKLARIARELEELKQEGENDVEKIFSENVDGLQTQLQEVLEKTVSGSNSKIRQLDVYSQRINHLFEAISSNIIKGEVYEKSAPQNEASFQKSSTSTSPSEILSLENRINELEKLIGVDMVQSLSSKPTGTTASLQSYVNDLSRKINIVHNPEYHIAAVKSEVESLIAKMDELETKRRIAEIRETTLGKPQQSISESTPLQKKIDDLYKNLPEFERANKLVPSVISRLKSLSVVHSDLAGCTQTVGELDSILGDLRDDMKRWDDSLNDVNAKIDNYETIFGENRKVVTAQIEELESKIDKVFK; encoded by the coding sequence ATGGAAAAGTACCACGACCTTCCGGATATCGACACCAACGCCCCGGATGTGTTTGAGACATCGGACGTAGAAAGTGATCTCGAGTTGTCTCACCATCATAGTGAATCTAGTCCAACtctagaagaagatgattcGGAGATCAAACACCAGCAATTGAATGCTGAAACTGCCAGAACTCGCTTTTCTCATAGTCTGTTGGTGCCCCAAGATGGTGCAGACTTTCTGGGTAGCGTTTCTTATCCCAAGCTTGGGAAATCGGGGTATTTGATCGAGACAACGGTCGAAACAAGACAACAGAAGTTGGCAAGGATAGCGCGAGAGCTAGAGGAATTGAAGCAAGAAGGTGAAAATGATGTGGAGAAAATATTTTCAGAAAATGTAGACGGTTTACAAACTCAgctccaagaagttcttgaaaagacTGTTTCAGGAAGTAACTCCAAAATTCGCCAACTTGATGTATATAGTCAGAGGATTAACCACCTTTTCGAAGCGATATCTAGTAATATTATTAAAGGTGAAGTTTATGAAAAATCGGCGCCCCAGAATGAGGCTAGCTTTCAGAAATCGAGCACCTCGACAAGTCCCAGTGAGATCCTTTCGCTTGAGAATAGAatcaacgagttggaaaagttaATAGGTGTAGATATGGTCCAGAGTTTGAGTTCCAAGCCCACTGGAACTACGGCATCTCTTCAGAGCTATGTCAATGACTTGAGTCGAAAGATCAACATAGTGCATAATCCTGAATATCACATCGCCGCCGTGAAACTGGAAGTAGAACTGCTCATAGCGAAGATGGATGAGTTGGAGACGAAGAGAAGGATTGCAGAAATACGGGAAACTACGCTTGGAAAACCTCAACAAAGTATCAGTGAGTCTACACCCTTACAGAAAAAGATAGATGACTTATACAAAAACTTACCAGAATTTGAGAGAGCGAACAAGTTGGTGCCATCTGTAATTTCAAGACTTAAGTCTCTCAGCGTAGTACATTCAGACTTGGCTGGTTGTACTCAGACAGTAGGGGAGTTGGATAGTATTCTAGGTGATTTAAGGGACGATATGAAACGATGGGACGACAGCTTAAACGACGTTAATGCAAAGATAGACAACTATGAGACCATTTTTGGGGAAAATAGAAAGGTGGTGACGGCACAGATTGAGGAGTTGGAGAGCAAGATAGATAAAGTATTCAAATAG